The Blastococcus sp. HT6-4 genome window below encodes:
- a CDS encoding SDR family oxidoreductase gives MPHPTRQRIFISGASSGLGEGMARTFAAMGRDLALCARRVERLEALQGELRAAHPGIRVEVAPMDVDDPDSVATSFADLADRLGGFDRVIVNAGIGKGASVGSGGAAGNRAVLHTNVLGSHAQCEAAMELFRRQGMGHLVLISSVASVRGMPGSRTAYGASKAALNALAEGIRSDVYGSQVVVSTVLPGYIATDINVGRRGPLTVGLDKGVKALVEVIEREPVRGYVPEWPWRAVAGLLRVLPLSVVRRVTGS, from the coding sequence ATGCCGCACCCCACACGTCAGCGCATCTTCATCTCCGGGGCCAGCTCCGGTCTGGGCGAGGGGATGGCCCGGACGTTCGCCGCCATGGGCCGCGACCTCGCGCTGTGCGCCCGCCGCGTCGAGCGGCTCGAGGCCCTGCAGGGGGAGCTGCGCGCTGCCCACCCGGGCATCCGGGTCGAGGTCGCGCCGATGGACGTCGACGACCCGGACTCGGTCGCGACGTCGTTCGCCGACCTGGCCGACCGGCTGGGCGGGTTCGACCGCGTGATCGTCAACGCCGGCATCGGCAAGGGCGCCTCGGTCGGCAGCGGCGGGGCGGCGGGCAACCGCGCGGTCCTGCACACCAACGTGCTCGGCTCCCACGCGCAGTGCGAGGCGGCGATGGAGCTGTTCCGCCGTCAGGGCATGGGCCACCTGGTGCTCATCTCGTCGGTGGCGTCGGTGCGGGGCATGCCCGGCAGCCGGACCGCCTACGGGGCCAGCAAGGCCGCGCTGAACGCGTTGGCCGAGGGGATCCGGTCGGACGTGTACGGCTCGCAGGTCGTCGTCTCCACCGTGCTGCCCGGCTACATCGCCACCGACATCAACGTCGGCCGCCGCGGGCCGCTCACCGTGGGGCTGGACAAGGGCGTCAAGGCGCTCGTCGAGGTCATCGAGCGCGAGCCCGTGCGCGGCTACGTGCCGGAGTGGCCGTGGCGGGCGGTCGCCGGTCTGCTGCGCGTCCTCCCGCTGTCGGTCGTCCGGCGGGTCACCGGTTCCTGA
- a CDS encoding DUF429 domain-containing protein produces the protein MAVLGVDGWRGRWVGALLDGRSVTLLALDDVTAVLAVPGVDVVAIDMPIGLSDDGVRACDVAARDALRGRGAAGSVFPAPVRAVLATDDYAEARRLSVEASRGRSLSAQSFALVRSIRDLDTALGDPSDPRVHEVHPELSFRELDDRVLAPKASARGLAQRIRALGPVMDVLDALAVGPDHLPAVDALDACAAAWSARRIAEGTAGSVGDGTRDARGRPMRICW, from the coding sequence GTGGCGGTGCTGGGGGTGGACGGCTGGCGCGGACGCTGGGTGGGTGCGCTGCTCGACGGCCGCTCGGTGACGCTGCTGGCGCTCGACGACGTGACCGCCGTGCTCGCCGTCCCCGGGGTGGACGTCGTGGCGATCGACATGCCGATCGGGCTCTCGGACGACGGCGTCCGCGCCTGCGACGTCGCGGCGCGTGACGCCCTGCGCGGGCGGGGCGCCGCCGGCTCGGTGTTCCCGGCGCCGGTCCGCGCCGTGCTGGCCACCGACGACTACGCCGAGGCGCGGCGGCTGTCGGTGGAGGCGTCCCGCGGCCGCTCGCTGTCGGCGCAGTCCTTCGCGCTCGTGCGATCGATCCGCGACCTGGACACCGCGCTCGGCGACCCCTCGGATCCGCGGGTGCACGAGGTGCATCCCGAGCTGTCGTTCCGCGAGCTGGACGACCGGGTGCTCGCCCCCAAGGCCTCCGCACGCGGGCTCGCACAGCGGATCCGGGCGCTCGGGCCGGTGATGGACGTGCTCGACGCCCTCGCGGTGGGCCCCGACCACCTGCCGGCGGTCGACGCCCTGGACGCGTGCGCGGCGGCGTGGTCGGCCCGGCGGATCGCCGAGGGGACGGCGGGCTCGGTGGGCGACGGCACCCGGGACGCGCGGGGCCGGCCGATGCGGATCTGCTGGTGA
- a CDS encoding ribose-5-phosphate isomerase produces the protein MRVFVGTDHAGLDFKEHLKQALTEAGYEPVDCGAFEYDAQDDYPPFCFEVGERTVAEPGSLGVVIGGSGNGEQMAANKVPGVRAALVWNTATAQLARQHNDANVVSIGARQHSDDEATALVLEFLKTPFSEDERHVRRIGLISDYERDRHRPAGGLPTRERHP, from the coding sequence ATGCGCGTCTTCGTCGGAACCGACCACGCCGGCCTCGACTTCAAGGAGCACCTGAAGCAGGCGCTGACCGAGGCCGGGTACGAGCCGGTCGACTGCGGTGCGTTCGAGTACGACGCACAGGACGACTACCCGCCGTTCTGCTTCGAGGTGGGGGAGCGGACGGTCGCCGAGCCGGGCTCGCTCGGCGTGGTCATCGGCGGCTCGGGCAACGGCGAGCAGATGGCCGCCAACAAGGTGCCCGGGGTGCGGGCCGCCCTGGTGTGGAACACCGCCACCGCGCAGCTGGCGCGCCAGCACAACGACGCCAACGTCGTGTCGATCGGCGCCCGCCAGCACAGCGACGACGAGGCGACGGCGCTGGTGCTCGAGTTCCTGAAGACGCCGTTCAGCGAGGACGAGCGGCACGTGCGGCGGATCGGGCTGATCTCCGACTACGAGCGCGACCGGCACCGCCCGGCGGGTGGCCTGCCCACCCGCGAACGGCACCCCTGA
- a CDS encoding GNAT family N-acetyltransferase, with protein sequence MPDDLAAQLRPITTDEWPAFSRAMYTVFAEETPADFTERPSSVAELDRSLALWDDDRVVATAGLYSRTLAVPGAVVPCAGITWVTVAPTHRRRGILSAIMRRQLTELHEQQREPVAGLWAAEYPIYGRFGYAPATVEARFSGRTERLRLRPDADLGTGRVEQVTAEQYRPAAEAVHRAVHRWVPGNMVRDERWWDRQLRDDPTQRKGATERQYLVHREADGMVTGYAAYRVKGAWTDAGEPDGTLTVEEVRATSTPAYAALWQLLLSVDLVRTVTYPAASPDDPLRWLVTDGRALHSAPVDGLWVRLVDVDRALAARRYPTPIDLVLEVRDPFCPWNAGRWRLSGHPAGGYCGHTDRDPDIVLGIEELSAAYLGGVSLAALQGAGRVTEVSPGAVTLASAAFGWPVTPWCPDSF encoded by the coding sequence GTGCCCGACGATCTCGCCGCCCAGCTCCGCCCGATCACCACGGACGAGTGGCCGGCGTTCTCACGGGCCATGTACACGGTGTTCGCCGAGGAGACGCCCGCCGACTTCACCGAGCGCCCCTCCTCGGTCGCCGAGCTGGACCGGTCGCTGGCGCTGTGGGACGACGACCGCGTCGTCGCCACCGCCGGCCTGTACAGCCGGACCCTCGCCGTCCCCGGCGCCGTGGTCCCCTGCGCCGGGATCACCTGGGTCACCGTGGCCCCGACCCACCGCCGCCGCGGGATCCTCAGCGCGATCATGCGCCGCCAGCTCACCGAGCTCCACGAGCAGCAGCGCGAGCCGGTGGCCGGGCTGTGGGCCGCGGAGTACCCCATCTACGGGCGCTTCGGCTACGCACCGGCGACCGTGGAGGCCCGGTTCTCCGGCCGCACCGAGCGGCTGAGGCTGCGCCCGGACGCCGACCTGGGCACGGGCCGGGTGGAGCAGGTGACCGCCGAGCAGTACCGCCCGGCCGCCGAGGCCGTGCACCGGGCGGTGCACCGGTGGGTGCCGGGGAACATGGTCCGCGACGAGCGCTGGTGGGACCGGCAGCTGCGCGACGACCCGACCCAGCGGAAGGGCGCCACCGAGCGGCAGTACCTGGTGCACCGGGAGGCCGACGGGATGGTCACCGGGTACGCCGCCTACCGGGTGAAGGGCGCCTGGACCGACGCCGGGGAACCCGACGGCACGCTGACCGTCGAGGAGGTGCGGGCGACGAGCACCCCGGCCTACGCCGCGCTCTGGCAGCTGCTGCTGTCGGTCGACCTGGTCCGGACGGTGACGTATCCGGCCGCCTCCCCCGACGACCCGCTGCGCTGGCTGGTCACCGACGGCCGCGCGCTGCACAGCGCCCCCGTCGACGGGTTGTGGGTGCGGCTGGTCGACGTCGACCGCGCGCTGGCCGCCCGGCGCTACCCGACGCCGATCGACCTCGTGCTCGAGGTCCGCGATCCGTTCTGCCCGTGGAACGCCGGGCGCTGGCGGCTCTCCGGCCATCCCGCCGGTGGCTACTGCGGGCACACCGACCGGGACCCCGACATCGTGCTCGGAATCGAGGAGCTGTCGGCCGCCTACCTCGGTGGTGTCTCGCTCGCCGCGTTGCAGGGCGCCGGACGCGTCACCGAGGTCAGCCCCGGAGCGGTGACGCTGGCCAGCGCGGCCTTCGGCTGGCCGGTCACGCCGTGGTGCCCGGACAGCTTCTAG
- a CDS encoding MarR family winged helix-turn-helix transcriptional regulator — MAQEQRPVGWWVKRLDALLEEAVDAAVAPEGLTRRHWQVLHSLAEGDAGPRDVLRDFSVDVGPVVADLTARGWVTRPAAGALRLTEDGAAAHDRVWRAVGRVRRHAADGMSRDEYERAVTVLARMVENMERALGRG, encoded by the coding sequence ATGGCGCAGGAGCAGCGGCCGGTCGGCTGGTGGGTCAAGCGGCTGGACGCGCTCCTGGAGGAGGCGGTGGACGCAGCCGTCGCCCCGGAGGGGCTGACGCGACGGCACTGGCAGGTGCTGCACTCGCTGGCCGAGGGGGACGCCGGCCCCCGGGACGTGCTGCGCGACTTCTCGGTGGATGTCGGGCCGGTGGTCGCCGACCTGACCGCCCGCGGCTGGGTGACCCGCCCCGCGGCCGGGGCGCTGCGGCTGACCGAGGACGGCGCGGCCGCCCACGACCGGGTCTGGCGCGCCGTCGGCCGGGTGCGCCGGCACGCCGCCGACGGGATGTCCCGGGACGAGTACGAGCGGGCGGTCACCGTGCTCGCCCGCATGGTGGAGAACATGGAACGGGCGCTCGGCCGCGGCTGA
- a CDS encoding sigma-70 family RNA polymerase sigma factor: MTSVALGPTDQLDPRLLEHRRELTGYCYRMLGSIFDAEDAVQETMVRAWRGLADFEGRSAVRSWLYRIATNVCLDQLSGRQRRALPMDLAGSPYPPVEASLAGRRATSAWVEPVLDRQVLPEDGDPAEQAVARESVRLAFVAALQHLPPRQRAVLILREVLRWKADEVAELLDTTVASVNSALQRARATLADVGGRPAPRTLDDDDRALLARYLDAFERYDIDAFVQLLHEDATQHMPPFEMWLQGREDIGTWMTGPGAGCKGSRLIETSANGTPAIAQYRPAEGGGHVPWALHVLEIEDGRIAHISSFLNLDCELFAALGLPTEFD, translated from the coding sequence GTGACCAGCGTCGCGCTCGGCCCGACCGACCAGCTGGACCCGCGGCTGCTCGAGCACCGCCGCGAGCTGACCGGCTACTGCTACCGGATGCTCGGCTCGATCTTCGACGCCGAGGACGCGGTGCAGGAGACGATGGTCCGCGCCTGGCGTGGGCTCGCCGACTTCGAGGGCCGGTCCGCCGTGCGCTCCTGGCTGTACCGGATCGCCACGAACGTCTGCCTCGACCAGCTGTCGGGCCGGCAGCGCCGGGCGCTGCCGATGGACCTCGCGGGCTCGCCGTACCCGCCGGTGGAGGCCTCGCTGGCCGGCCGCCGGGCGACCTCGGCGTGGGTGGAGCCGGTCCTCGACCGCCAGGTGCTGCCCGAGGACGGTGATCCGGCCGAGCAGGCGGTCGCCCGCGAGTCGGTGCGGCTCGCCTTCGTGGCCGCGCTCCAGCACCTGCCGCCCAGGCAGCGGGCGGTGCTGATCCTGCGCGAGGTGCTCCGCTGGAAGGCCGACGAGGTCGCCGAGCTGCTCGACACCACGGTCGCCTCGGTGAACAGCGCCCTGCAGCGGGCCCGGGCCACGCTCGCCGACGTCGGCGGCCGCCCGGCGCCCCGGACGCTGGACGACGACGACCGCGCGCTGCTGGCCCGCTACCTGGACGCGTTCGAGCGCTACGACATCGACGCCTTCGTCCAGCTGCTGCACGAGGACGCCACCCAGCACATGCCGCCGTTCGAGATGTGGCTGCAGGGCCGGGAGGACATCGGCACCTGGATGACCGGCCCGGGCGCCGGCTGCAAGGGCTCCCGGCTGATCGAGACCTCCGCCAACGGGACGCCGGCGATCGCGCAGTACCGCCCGGCCGAGGGCGGTGGTCACGTGCCGTGGGCTCTGCACGTGCTGGAGATCGAGGACGGCCGGATCGCCCACATCTCCAGCTTCCTCAACCTCGACTGCGAGCTGTTCGCCGCCCTCGGGCTACCGACCGAGTTCGACTGA
- a CDS encoding MFS transporter — protein MAVPPAAGPGLRMGTPQGRWVLLATVLGSGVAMLDATVVNVALERIGADLDADFSGLQWTLNAYTLTLAALILLGGSLSDRYGRRRIFVVGVVWFALASLLCGLAPDIGTLVAARALQGVGGALLTPGSLAIISASFSGSDRAAAVGAWSGLTGVAAAIGPFVGGWLVEWNWRAVFLINLPLAVLVIAVVARHVPESRDPAAARQLDWTGTALVAAGLGALTYALTAAGDPAAGPEVWLWGAAGALALAAFVLVERRSRHPLVPPSLFADRQFTATNAATLFVYAALGALFVLLVLQLQVVSGFSPLLAGTALLPVTALMLLFSARVGALAQRIGPRPLLTAGPLVAAAGVLLMLRIGPDASYLGDVLPAVALFGAGLTLLVAPLTATVLASAANRYAGVASGVNNAVARAAGLLAVAVVPVAAGLGGSDYTDPPAFADGFRTALFILAGLLIAGALVSVAFVRRPLGDDATVPEPAPAPAPAPAPAAAPTAARPGPP, from the coding sequence ATGGCTGTGCCGCCCGCGGCCGGCCCGGGCCTGCGCATGGGTACGCCCCAGGGGCGCTGGGTCCTGCTCGCCACCGTCCTCGGCTCGGGCGTGGCCATGCTGGACGCGACGGTCGTGAACGTGGCCCTGGAGCGCATCGGGGCCGACCTCGACGCCGACTTCTCCGGCCTGCAGTGGACGCTCAACGCCTACACGCTCACGCTCGCCGCGCTGATCCTCCTCGGCGGCTCGCTCAGCGACCGCTACGGACGCCGCCGGATCTTCGTCGTCGGGGTCGTCTGGTTCGCTCTCGCCTCGCTCCTGTGCGGGCTGGCGCCCGACATCGGCACCCTCGTGGCCGCCCGCGCGCTGCAGGGCGTCGGCGGGGCGCTGCTCACCCCGGGCAGCCTGGCGATCATCTCGGCCTCGTTCTCCGGGTCCGACCGCGCCGCCGCCGTCGGGGCGTGGTCGGGACTGACCGGCGTCGCCGCCGCGATCGGCCCGTTCGTCGGCGGCTGGCTGGTCGAGTGGAACTGGCGGGCCGTCTTCCTGATCAACCTGCCGCTGGCCGTCCTCGTCATCGCGGTCGTGGCCCGGCACGTGCCCGAGTCCCGCGACCCGGCAGCCGCCCGGCAGCTGGACTGGACCGGGACGGCGCTGGTGGCTGCCGGCCTCGGCGCGCTCACCTACGCCCTCACCGCCGCCGGCGACCCGGCGGCCGGGCCGGAGGTGTGGCTCTGGGGCGCGGCCGGCGCCCTCGCCCTCGCCGCCTTCGTCCTGGTGGAGCGGCGGTCGCGGCACCCGCTGGTGCCCCCGTCGCTGTTCGCCGACCGGCAGTTCACCGCCACCAACGCCGCGACCCTGTTCGTCTACGCCGCACTCGGTGCCCTGTTCGTGCTGCTCGTCCTGCAGTTGCAGGTCGTCTCCGGGTTCAGCCCGCTGCTGGCCGGGACCGCGCTGCTCCCGGTCACCGCCCTGATGCTGCTGTTCTCCGCGCGGGTCGGGGCGCTGGCCCAGCGGATCGGGCCGCGACCCCTGCTCACCGCCGGGCCGCTGGTGGCCGCGGCGGGGGTGCTGCTCATGCTCCGGATCGGCCCGGACGCCTCCTACCTGGGCGACGTCCTACCCGCCGTCGCCCTCTTCGGGGCGGGCCTGACCCTGCTGGTCGCCCCGCTGACCGCGACCGTGCTGGCGTCCGCCGCGAACCGCTACGCCGGCGTCGCCTCCGGGGTCAACAACGCCGTTGCCCGCGCGGCCGGCTTGCTCGCGGTGGCCGTGGTCCCGGTCGCCGCAGGGCTCGGTGGCAGCGACTACACCGACCCGCCGGCGTTCGCGGACGGTTTCCGCACCGCCCTGTTCATCCTGGCCGGCCTTCTGATTGCCGGCGCGCTGGTCTCGGTGGCATTCGTGCGACGGCCCCTGGGCGACGACGCGACGGTGCCCGAACCGGCACCCGCTCCGGCACCGGCGCCAGCACCGGCCGCAGCTCCTACCGCTGCCCGACCAGGTCCGCCCTGA
- a CDS encoding cation:proton antiporter has translation MSSEADLVTAAGSVPGYLGPTAALVVAAAVIGYVSARVRVVPIVGFLVAGVLIGPAQLGIVESGEAVEAAADIGVILLLFTIGIEFSLERLARVWTWIAVAGGLQLVLATGGGLGLTLAAGGGWRDGLFTGFLLALSSTAIVLKLLGERRETSGVRGRLALAVLIAQDLAVVAMVLVVPLLGAGADGEGSGGGSLLWALLTAVAVIAVVLVVARRVMPTVLDVVARTCSPEVFLLAIVAICFGTAYLTALAGVSVSLGAFLAGLVVSESRASTQAFAEVMPLQIVFSAVFFVSVGMLLDLGFMLANLPLVLGAAAVVLVVKTLTTAVAATAARIPVRTAVATGLLLAQLGEFSFVLLTVGTAAGLAPLGLGDDGAQVVVATTVLLMLLTPQLAAAGARIDRTRRASSAVDAVHDGGPPRDHVAIIGWGPTALELAATLRGRGMGVVMTTLNPDGAAQAQAAGHAVVRGDPTKAEILRTAGVPDARLAVVAEDDPEQAVRVVAATRAVTRAPIVARPLGAVDVAELADAGADHILDRDRLSGQALLHSVLTELGHPVVHPGRERTVVDTARVVRYAWPEGSGCGHAGASQPVLPQAPGCIGCLQEGTEWVHLRTCLSCGYVGCCDSSPRRHARAHAGATDHPLITSAEPGESWGYCFVDDVTVPAPAGAAPEAESSPAPQ, from the coding sequence ATGTCGTCCGAGGCAGACCTCGTCACCGCGGCCGGCTCGGTGCCGGGCTACCTGGGGCCCACCGCGGCCCTGGTGGTGGCGGCCGCGGTGATCGGATACGTGTCGGCCCGCGTCCGCGTCGTCCCGATCGTCGGGTTCCTGGTAGCCGGCGTCCTGATCGGCCCGGCCCAGCTCGGCATCGTCGAGAGCGGCGAGGCCGTGGAGGCCGCCGCGGACATCGGCGTCATCCTGCTGCTGTTCACCATCGGGATCGAGTTCTCGCTGGAGCGGCTGGCCCGTGTCTGGACCTGGATCGCGGTCGCCGGTGGTCTGCAGCTGGTGCTGGCGACCGGCGGCGGCCTGGGGTTGACCCTCGCCGCGGGTGGGGGCTGGCGCGACGGGCTGTTCACCGGGTTCCTGCTGGCGCTGTCGTCCACGGCGATCGTGCTGAAGCTGCTGGGGGAGCGGCGGGAGACCTCCGGCGTCCGGGGTCGGCTGGCGCTGGCCGTGCTGATCGCCCAGGACCTGGCGGTGGTCGCCATGGTGCTCGTCGTCCCGCTGCTGGGCGCCGGTGCCGACGGCGAGGGCTCCGGTGGCGGGTCGCTGCTGTGGGCGCTGCTCACCGCGGTCGCGGTCATCGCCGTCGTCCTCGTCGTCGCCCGACGGGTGATGCCCACGGTGCTGGACGTGGTGGCGCGCACCTGCTCGCCGGAGGTGTTCCTCCTCGCGATCGTGGCCATCTGCTTCGGCACCGCTTACCTGACCGCGCTCGCGGGGGTGAGCGTGTCGCTCGGTGCCTTCCTGGCCGGCCTGGTGGTGAGCGAGAGCCGCGCCAGCACCCAGGCCTTCGCCGAGGTGATGCCGCTCCAGATCGTGTTCAGCGCGGTCTTCTTCGTCTCGGTGGGCATGCTGCTCGACCTGGGCTTCATGCTGGCCAACCTGCCGCTGGTGCTGGGCGCCGCGGCGGTGGTCCTGGTGGTGAAGACGCTGACCACCGCGGTGGCCGCCACCGCCGCCCGCATCCCGGTGCGCACCGCCGTCGCGACCGGTCTGCTGCTCGCGCAACTGGGCGAGTTCTCGTTCGTGCTGCTCACCGTGGGCACCGCCGCGGGGCTGGCCCCGCTGGGGCTGGGGGACGACGGCGCGCAGGTGGTCGTCGCGACGACGGTGCTGCTCATGCTGCTCACCCCGCAGCTGGCCGCGGCCGGGGCCCGGATCGACCGGACGCGGCGGGCCTCGTCCGCCGTCGATGCCGTGCACGACGGCGGCCCGCCCCGCGACCACGTCGCGATCATCGGGTGGGGCCCCACCGCGCTGGAGCTCGCCGCGACGCTGCGCGGCCGGGGGATGGGCGTCGTGATGACCACGCTCAACCCGGACGGGGCGGCGCAGGCGCAGGCCGCCGGGCACGCGGTGGTGCGAGGGGACCCGACGAAGGCGGAGATCCTCCGGACGGCCGGGGTGCCGGACGCGCGGCTCGCCGTGGTCGCCGAGGACGACCCCGAGCAGGCGGTGCGGGTGGTCGCCGCCACCCGCGCGGTGACGAGGGCCCCGATCGTGGCCCGGCCGCTGGGCGCCGTCGACGTCGCCGAGCTGGCCGACGCCGGGGCCGACCACATCCTCGACCGCGACCGGCTCTCCGGCCAGGCGCTGCTGCACTCGGTCCTCACCGAGTTGGGGCACCCGGTCGTGCACCCGGGCCGCGAGCGGACCGTCGTCGACACGGCCCGGGTGGTGCGGTACGCGTGGCCGGAGGGCAGCGGCTGCGGTCACGCCGGGGCGTCCCAGCCGGTGCTTCCGCAGGCGCCCGGCTGCATCGGGTGCCTGCAGGAGGGCACCGAATGGGTGCACCTGCGGACCTGCCTGAGCTGCGGCTACGTCGGCTGCTGCGACTCCTCGCCGCGCCGGCACGCCCGCGCCCACGCCGGCGCCACCGATCACCCGCTGATCACCTCGGCCGAGCCGGGGGAGAGCTGGGGTTACTGCTTCGTCGACGACGTGACCGTGCCGGCGCCGGCCGGTGCGGCGCCGGAGGCCGAGTCGTCCCCGGCGCCGCAGTGA
- a CDS encoding DUF4349 domain-containing protein, whose translation MRRFLAPAVLALALLAGCTGPSGGESGSADGATGGGAVAPVPAAPGLDERSPADEDRQVVTTATAALAVDDPAEGAQRVSELVESVGGRVDERTVQATSGADGVDGVVADLVLRVPADALTGVLADLEELGDVESVSVSRSDVTATVVDLDARITALQTSVARLLALMDDAATTEALLEAEQALSERQQELESLQSRRAALADQVELSTLRVHLTPFGVAPAGGPDGFLDGLGTGWRSLVAVLGETVVVLGVLLPWLAVAAVAAGAVLVPLRLARRRAAAPASTAQAEAAPPQE comes from the coding sequence ATGCGGCGCTTCCTCGCTCCAGCGGTGCTGGCCCTGGCGCTGCTCGCCGGCTGCACGGGCCCGTCCGGCGGGGAGTCGGGCAGCGCGGACGGCGCCACCGGCGGCGGTGCAGTTGCTCCCGTACCGGCTGCCCCGGGCCTCGACGAGAGATCGCCGGCCGACGAGGACCGGCAGGTGGTCACGACGGCCACCGCCGCGCTGGCCGTCGACGACCCGGCCGAGGGCGCCCAGCGGGTCAGCGAGCTGGTGGAGTCCGTCGGCGGCCGCGTCGACGAGCGCACCGTGCAGGCCACCTCCGGCGCGGACGGCGTCGACGGGGTCGTCGCCGACCTCGTCCTGCGCGTGCCGGCCGACGCGCTGACCGGCGTCCTGGCCGACCTGGAGGAGCTCGGCGACGTCGAGAGCGTGTCGGTGTCGCGCTCCGACGTGACCGCCACCGTGGTGGACCTCGACGCCCGCATCACCGCGCTGCAGACCTCGGTGGCCCGACTGCTCGCCCTGATGGACGACGCGGCCACCACCGAGGCCCTGCTGGAGGCGGAGCAGGCCCTCTCCGAACGGCAGCAGGAGCTCGAGTCGCTGCAGTCCCGGCGGGCCGCTCTCGCCGACCAGGTGGAGCTGTCGACGCTCCGGGTGCACCTGACGCCCTTCGGCGTGGCGCCGGCCGGCGGCCCGGACGGGTTCCTCGACGGGCTGGGCACCGGATGGCGGTCACTGGTCGCGGTCCTCGGGGAGACCGTCGTCGTGCTCGGCGTCCTCCTGCCGTGGCTGGCCGTCGCCGCGGTGGCGGCCGGGGCGGTCCTGGTGCCGCTCCGGCTGGCCCGGCGGCGGGCCGCGGCCCCGGCGTCGACAGCCCAGGCGGAAGCGGCGCCGCCGCAGGAGTGA
- a CDS encoding hemerythrin domain-containing protein produces the protein MSDFEITALVLAEHEVFRREFTALDDLPVEELAAAWEALHAKLEVHAVAEEQLFYPLLAQEADGEQETAEGVHDHNEIRHAAAAVGEHEVGSEGWWEAVRNARQVNADHMAEEETDFFPPFKEAVDEEQREALGMQWLAFHDEHEEADGLSGDDAKVAEVIATEVPEGDPSL, from the coding sequence ATGTCCGACTTCGAGATCACTGCCCTCGTCCTGGCCGAGCACGAGGTCTTCCGGCGGGAGTTCACCGCGCTCGACGACCTGCCCGTCGAGGAGCTCGCCGCTGCCTGGGAGGCGCTGCACGCCAAGCTCGAAGTGCACGCCGTAGCCGAGGAGCAGCTGTTCTACCCGCTGCTCGCGCAGGAGGCGGACGGCGAGCAGGAGACGGCGGAGGGCGTACACGACCACAACGAGATCCGGCACGCCGCGGCCGCCGTCGGGGAGCACGAGGTCGGCAGCGAGGGCTGGTGGGAGGCGGTGCGCAACGCGCGACAGGTCAACGCCGACCACATGGCCGAGGAGGAGACGGACTTCTTCCCTCCCTTCAAGGAGGCCGTCGACGAGGAGCAGCGCGAGGCCCTCGGGATGCAGTGGCTGGCATTCCATGACGAGCACGAGGAGGCCGACGGGCTGTCCGGCGACGACGCGAAGGTGGCCGAGGTGATCGCGACCGAGGTGCCGGAGGGTGACCCGTCCCTCTAG